A single genomic interval of Plantibacter sp. Leaf314 harbors:
- a CDS encoding CdaR family transcriptional regulator, with translation MTKTKTKAETLDWLRRISGELATATLKRLEDTLPWYAEMPPGRRSAVGLVAQAGISSFISWFDDPRSTPWIAADVFGAAPRELLRSVSLQQTLQLIKVTVEVVEERVASGSVDLREAILLYSRDIAFASADVYARAAEARGLWDARLEALVVDSILSGEADDELPSRIAALGWHGHGEACVLVGTTPRVLDVDMLRRTARHLDADVLIGVQGNRLVLVLGRAELPSTDAGDAEPIDEAEQAAADARASAQLSFLDIAARLEHGFGPGHLVLGHAVPSLIEASRSAKAALAGFAVAKSWRHAPRPVSADDLLPERALAGDNLAKTTLIERVYRPLKDYSGELVTTLWCYLDNGRSLEATARELFVHPNTVRYRLKRVSEVIGWDATGARESLILQAALILGAIAEPEPSRRRLSS, from the coding sequence GTGACGAAGACGAAGACGAAGGCCGAGACACTCGACTGGCTCCGCCGGATCTCGGGTGAGCTCGCGACCGCGACGCTGAAACGCCTCGAGGACACCCTTCCCTGGTACGCCGAGATGCCACCGGGCCGCCGCTCTGCGGTCGGCCTGGTGGCTCAGGCGGGCATCAGTTCGTTCATCTCGTGGTTCGACGATCCACGGTCCACACCGTGGATCGCCGCAGACGTGTTCGGTGCAGCTCCTCGCGAGCTGCTGCGATCCGTCAGCCTGCAGCAGACCCTGCAGCTCATCAAGGTCACCGTCGAGGTCGTCGAGGAGCGCGTCGCCTCCGGCAGCGTCGACCTCCGCGAGGCGATCCTCCTCTACTCCCGCGACATCGCGTTCGCGTCGGCCGACGTCTACGCCCGCGCGGCCGAGGCCCGCGGACTCTGGGACGCGCGCCTCGAGGCCCTCGTCGTCGACTCCATCCTGAGCGGCGAGGCCGACGACGAACTCCCGAGTCGGATCGCCGCCTTGGGCTGGCACGGCCACGGTGAGGCCTGTGTCCTCGTCGGGACCACGCCCCGAGTCCTCGACGTCGACATGCTCCGGCGCACCGCCCGGCATCTCGACGCTGACGTCCTCATCGGCGTGCAGGGCAACCGCCTCGTCCTCGTCCTCGGGCGGGCGGAGCTCCCGAGCACCGACGCCGGTGACGCCGAGCCGATCGACGAAGCGGAACAGGCCGCCGCCGACGCACGCGCGAGCGCCCAGCTGAGCTTCCTCGACATCGCGGCCAGACTCGAGCACGGGTTCGGACCCGGCCACCTCGTCCTCGGCCACGCCGTGCCGTCGCTCATCGAAGCGTCGCGCAGCGCGAAGGCTGCCCTCGCCGGGTTCGCCGTCGCGAAGTCCTGGCGTCACGCGCCGCGTCCGGTCTCGGCCGACGATCTGCTGCCCGAACGTGCACTGGCGGGCGACAACCTCGCGAAGACCACGCTCATCGAGCGGGTCTACCGCCCGCTGAAGGATTACTCGGGCGAGCTGGTGACGACGCTCTGGTGCTACCTCGACAACGGTCGCTCCCTCGAGGCCACGGCGCGCGAGCTGTTCGTGCACCCGAACACCGTCCGGTACCGCCTGAAGCGCGTTTCCGAGGTGATCGGGTGGGACGCCACCGGAGCGCGGGAGTCCCTCATCCTCCAGGCAGCGCTCATCCTCGGCGCCATCGCCGAACCGGAACCGTCCCGCCGTCGCCTCTCCTCCTGA
- the aceE gene encoding pyruvate dehydrogenase (acetyl-transferring), homodimeric type, which translates to MTVHDQDPYSSNHVDADPEETSEWNESLDALVDERGRGRGRDIMLSLLKRSKELHLGVPMVPTTDYINTIASENEPDFPGDEDIERRYRAWIRWNAAMTVHRAQRPGIGVGGHISTYASSAALYEVGFNHFFRGQDAPGGGDQIYIQGHASPGTYARAFLEGRLSTDQLDGFRQEKSHAPHGLSSYPHPRLMPDFWQFPTVSMGLGPINAIYQAHLAKYVTNRGIKDASDQQVWAFLGDGEMDEVESRGQLQVAANEGLDNLNFVINCNLQRLDGPVRGNGKIIQELESFFRGAGWNVIKVIWGREWDDLLNRDTDGALLNLMNVTPDGDFQTYKTEDGAYVRENFFGRDERALKLVEGYSDDEVWNLKRGGHDYRKVYAAFKAASEHKGQPTVILAHTIKGYGLGPSFEGRNATHQMKKMTLDNLKTFRDTMRIPITDSQLEENPYLPPYYHPGEDDEAIQYLHERRRALGGYVPERRSKYTQLNLPDDSAYKAAKKGSGTQEIATTMAFVRLLKDLLRAKDFGNRIVPIIPDEARTFGMDAFFPSAKIYNPNGQHYTSVDRELLLAYKESPQGQIVHVGINEAGAIAAFSAIGTSYSVQGEPLIPVYVFYSMFGFQRTADAIWAAGDQMTRGFMIGATAGRTTLTGEGLQHADGHSLLLSSSNPAVVSYDPAYGYEIAHIVRSGIERMYGGEHQDPNVMYYLTVYNEPMIMPVEPEDVDVDGIVRGIHRISTSDKQGPKAQLMASGVAVPWAIEAQQLLADDWGVSADVWSVTSWTELRRDGLAADQHNFLHPQEERRVPYVTSKLEGASGPFVAVTDHMHAVPDQIRQFVPGDFATLGADDFGFSDTRAAARRFFKIDGPSLVVRTLQQLAARGEVDASLPQQAIDRYRLHDVNAGNTGNAGGES; encoded by the coding sequence GTGACTGTTCACGACCAGGATCCATACTCGTCCAACCACGTAGACGCCGATCCTGAGGAGACGTCCGAGTGGAATGAGTCCCTCGACGCCCTCGTCGACGAACGTGGCCGCGGTCGCGGCCGCGACATCATGCTGAGCCTCCTCAAGCGCTCGAAGGAGCTGCACCTCGGCGTGCCGATGGTGCCGACCACCGACTACATCAACACCATCGCCTCGGAGAACGAGCCCGACTTCCCGGGCGACGAGGACATCGAACGCCGGTACCGTGCCTGGATCCGCTGGAACGCGGCCATGACCGTGCACCGCGCGCAGCGCCCCGGCATCGGTGTCGGCGGACACATCTCCACCTACGCGTCCTCCGCGGCGCTGTACGAGGTCGGCTTCAACCACTTCTTCCGCGGCCAGGACGCCCCGGGCGGTGGGGACCAGATCTACATCCAGGGCCACGCCTCCCCCGGCACCTACGCCCGAGCCTTCCTCGAAGGACGCCTCAGCACCGACCAGCTCGACGGCTTCCGCCAGGAGAAGTCGCACGCACCGCACGGCCTGTCCTCGTACCCGCACCCGCGGCTCATGCCTGACTTCTGGCAGTTCCCGACGGTGTCGATGGGCCTCGGTCCGATCAACGCGATCTACCAGGCGCACCTCGCCAAGTACGTCACGAACCGTGGCATCAAGGATGCGAGCGACCAGCAGGTCTGGGCGTTCCTCGGCGACGGCGAGATGGACGAGGTCGAGAGCCGCGGTCAGCTGCAGGTCGCCGCGAATGAGGGTCTCGACAACCTCAACTTCGTGATCAACTGCAACCTGCAGCGCCTCGACGGCCCGGTCCGCGGTAACGGCAAGATCATCCAGGAGCTCGAGAGCTTCTTCCGCGGTGCCGGCTGGAACGTCATCAAGGTCATCTGGGGCCGCGAGTGGGACGACCTCCTCAACCGCGACACCGACGGCGCACTGCTCAACCTCATGAACGTCACGCCTGACGGCGACTTCCAGACGTACAAGACGGAAGACGGCGCGTACGTCCGCGAGAACTTCTTCGGCCGCGACGAGCGCGCCCTGAAGCTCGTCGAGGGCTACAGCGACGACGAGGTCTGGAACCTCAAGCGCGGTGGCCACGACTACCGCAAGGTGTACGCGGCGTTCAAGGCGGCCAGCGAGCACAAGGGCCAGCCGACGGTCATCCTCGCGCACACGATCAAGGGCTACGGCCTCGGCCCGAGCTTCGAGGGCCGCAACGCGACCCACCAGATGAAGAAGATGACCCTCGACAACCTGAAGACCTTCAGGGACACGATGCGCATCCCGATCACGGACTCGCAGCTCGAGGAGAACCCCTACCTCCCGCCCTACTACCACCCGGGCGAGGACGACGAGGCGATCCAGTACCTGCACGAGCGTCGTCGCGCGCTCGGCGGCTACGTGCCGGAGCGTCGCAGCAAGTACACGCAGCTGAACCTGCCCGACGACTCCGCTTACAAGGCGGCGAAGAAGGGTTCCGGTACGCAGGAGATCGCCACCACCATGGCGTTCGTCCGACTGCTGAAGGACCTGCTCCGCGCGAAGGACTTCGGCAACCGCATCGTCCCGATCATCCCCGACGAGGCCCGCACCTTCGGCATGGACGCGTTCTTCCCGAGCGCGAAGATCTACAACCCGAACGGTCAGCACTACACCTCGGTGGACCGCGAACTGCTGCTCGCCTACAAGGAGAGCCCGCAGGGCCAGATCGTCCACGTCGGCATCAACGAGGCGGGCGCGATCGCGGCCTTCTCCGCGATCGGCACCTCGTACTCGGTGCAGGGCGAGCCGCTCATCCCGGTCTACGTCTTCTACTCGATGTTCGGGTTCCAGCGCACCGCCGACGCCATCTGGGCGGCCGGCGACCAGATGACCCGTGGGTTCATGATCGGCGCCACCGCCGGTCGCACGACGCTCACGGGTGAGGGCCTCCAGCACGCTGACGGCCACTCGCTGCTGCTCTCGTCGTCGAACCCCGCGGTCGTGAGCTACGACCCGGCCTACGGCTACGAGATCGCGCACATCGTGCGCAGCGGTATCGAGCGCATGTACGGCGGCGAGCACCAGGACCCGAACGTCATGTACTACCTGACCGTCTACAATGAGCCGATGATCATGCCGGTCGAGCCGGAGGATGTCGACGTCGACGGCATCGTGCGCGGCATCCACCGCATCAGCACCAGCGACAAGCAGGGCCCCAAGGCTCAGCTCATGGCGTCCGGTGTCGCGGTGCCGTGGGCGATCGAGGCGCAGCAGCTCCTCGCCGACGACTGGGGCGTCTCCGCCGACGTCTGGAGCGTCACGAGCTGGACGGAGCTCCGTCGCGACGGTCTCGCGGCCGATCAGCACAACTTCCTGCACCCGCAGGAGGAGCGTCGCGTGCCGTACGTCACGAGCAAGCTCGAGGGCGCATCCGGTCCGTTCGTCGCGGTGACCGACCACATGCACGCCGTGCCGGACCAGATCCGTCAGTTCGTCCCGGGCGACTTCGCGACGCTCGGTGCCGACGACTTCGGCTTCTCCGACACGCGCGCAGCTGCCCGTCGCTTCTTCAAGATCGACGGCCCGTCGCTCGTCGTCCGGACCCTCCAGCAGCTCGCTGCTCGGGGCGAGGTCGACGCGAGCCTCCCGCAGCAGGCGATCGACCGCTACCGCCTCCACGACGTGAACGCCGGCAACACCGGTAACGCGGGTGGCGAGAGCTGA
- a CDS encoding peroxiredoxin yields MALENDTLAPDFELANQFGELVRLSQFRGQSAVALVFFPLAFSGTCTGELCELRDNLSLFTDDQVTLVGISVDSKHTLRAWAEQEQYGFQLLADFWPHGQVAKEYGVFLQEKGFANRATFLIDQQGIIRESFITAPGEARSLAAYRAALEELRQPA; encoded by the coding sequence ATGGCACTCGAGAACGACACCCTGGCACCCGACTTCGAACTGGCGAACCAGTTCGGTGAACTCGTCAGGTTGAGTCAGTTCCGAGGCCAGTCCGCCGTCGCACTCGTCTTCTTCCCGCTGGCGTTCTCCGGGACGTGCACGGGGGAGCTGTGCGAACTGCGCGACAACCTGAGCCTGTTCACCGACGACCAGGTGACGCTCGTGGGCATCTCCGTCGACTCGAAGCACACCCTGCGGGCTTGGGCCGAGCAGGAGCAGTACGGCTTCCAGCTGCTGGCGGATTTCTGGCCGCATGGTCAAGTCGCCAAGGAGTACGGCGTCTTCCTGCAGGAGAAGGGCTTCGCGAACCGGGCGACGTTCCTCATCGACCAGCAGGGCATCATCCGCGAGAGCTTCATCACCGCGCCTGGCGAGGCCCGTTCGCTCGCCGCCTACCGTGCCGCGCTCGAAGAGCTGCGGCAGCCGGCCTGA
- a CDS encoding thymidylate synthase codes for MDTTIPTPYEDLLRDTLEHGAVKGDRTGTGTRSVFGRQLRFDLSEGFPLITTKRVHWKSIAYELLWFLRGDGNVRWLQEHGVSIWDEWADADGELGPVYGVQWRSWPTPDGSHIDQISQVIEQLRTDPNSRRIIVSAWNVADIPNMALAPCHAFFQFYVADGKLSCQLYQRSADLFLGVPFNIASYALLTHLVAEQVGLEVGDFVWTGGDCHIYDNHVEQVTEQLTRAPFPSPQLRINTKRDSIFDVEYDDLEIVDYQHHPAIRAAVAV; via the coding sequence ATGGACACGACGATCCCCACCCCGTACGAAGACCTCCTGCGCGACACGCTCGAGCACGGCGCCGTCAAAGGCGACCGCACCGGAACCGGAACCCGCAGCGTCTTCGGTCGCCAGCTCCGGTTCGACCTCTCCGAGGGCTTCCCGCTCATCACCACCAAGCGGGTCCACTGGAAGTCCATCGCCTACGAACTCCTGTGGTTCCTCCGCGGCGACGGCAACGTCCGTTGGCTCCAGGAGCACGGCGTGTCCATCTGGGACGAGTGGGCCGATGCCGACGGCGAGCTCGGTCCCGTCTACGGTGTCCAGTGGCGCTCCTGGCCGACGCCCGACGGCTCGCACATCGACCAGATCTCGCAGGTCATCGAGCAGCTGCGCACCGACCCGAACTCGCGCCGCATCATCGTCTCCGCCTGGAACGTCGCCGACATTCCCAACATGGCGCTCGCGCCGTGCCACGCCTTCTTCCAGTTCTACGTCGCCGACGGCAAGCTCTCCTGCCAGCTCTACCAGCGCAGCGCAGACCTCTTCCTCGGCGTCCCCTTCAACATCGCCAGCTACGCGCTCCTCACCCACCTCGTCGCCGAGCAGGTCGGGCTCGAGGTCGGCGACTTCGTGTGGACGGGCGGCGACTGCCACATCTACGACAATCACGTCGAGCAGGTGACGGAGCAGCTCACGCGCGCACCGTTCCCCTCCCCGCAGCTGCGCATCAACACGAAGCGCGACAGCATCTTCGATGTCGAGTACGACGACCTCGAGATCGTCGACTACCAGCACCACCCCGCCATCCGCGCGGCCGTCGCCGTATGA
- a CDS encoding dihydrofolate reductase — MSLALIWAQAHDGVIGADGDMPWHVPEDLAHFKALTGSDAVIMGRRTWDSLPPRFRPLPGRPNIVVTRDHAWSADGAIVAHSLENAFEAAQLAGNGQAWVTGGAGLFAEALPLADRLEVTELDLDVAGDTFAPIIGEEWVPVTIDPAHGWSESRTGVPYRFIRYERAPEIVITG, encoded by the coding sequence ATGAGCCTGGCGCTCATCTGGGCCCAGGCCCACGACGGCGTCATCGGCGCCGACGGCGACATGCCCTGGCACGTCCCCGAGGACCTCGCTCACTTCAAGGCGCTCACCGGGTCGGACGCAGTGATCATGGGACGCCGCACCTGGGATTCGCTCCCCCCACGATTCCGTCCGCTCCCGGGACGTCCGAACATCGTCGTCACCCGCGATCACGCGTGGTCAGCCGACGGCGCGATCGTCGCGCACTCCCTGGAGAACGCGTTCGAAGCGGCACAGCTCGCCGGCAACGGCCAGGCCTGGGTCACCGGCGGCGCAGGTCTCTTCGCCGAGGCGCTCCCCCTCGCCGACCGCCTGGAGGTCACCGAACTCGACCTCGACGTCGCGGGCGACACCTTCGCGCCGATCATCGGCGAGGAATGGGTGCCCGTCACGATCGATCCGGCGCACGGGTGGTCGGAATCACGAACAGGCGTGCCGTATCGGTTCATCCGCTATGAGCGCGCACCCGAGATCGTCATCACCGGCTGA
- a CDS encoding Dyp-type peroxidase has product MTEPQTPQPGRSGVSRRGLLFGGAVAGLGAAAAIGADALLNRGSDAPATTETEAALNGEETVAFYGTHQAGIATTPQAHATFIALDLHPETDRDALRRMMQILTDDAARLTQGLPALADSEPELGTVPARLTVTFGFGPEFVTRAANASAKPAWLGPLPAFTIDQLDPAWNDGDLLLQIAADDAFTVAHATRMLLKDTRSFATVRWTQTGFRRAHGSEKPGTTMRNLFGQVDGTSNPAPDGDDFAALVWNTEGWLAGGTSFVLRRTRMNLDKWDRLDRGGREQSVGRTLANGAPLTGTHEHDEPDFDAKTSIGFPVIPEFSHIRRARSENTAERIYRRGYNYDHAPTGAEISNSGLLFVSYQADVTKQFVPIQRRLDQLDLLNEWTTPIGSAVFAIPPGCTDGGYIGDTLLS; this is encoded by the coding sequence GTGACCGAACCCCAGACACCCCAACCGGGCCGGTCTGGCGTCAGTCGGCGGGGGCTCCTCTTCGGAGGAGCCGTCGCCGGCCTCGGCGCGGCGGCAGCCATCGGCGCCGACGCCCTCCTCAACCGCGGCAGCGACGCACCGGCGACCACCGAGACCGAAGCCGCGTTGAACGGTGAGGAGACCGTCGCGTTCTACGGCACCCATCAGGCCGGTATCGCCACCACCCCGCAGGCCCATGCCACCTTCATCGCGCTCGACCTGCACCCGGAGACCGATCGCGATGCGCTGCGGCGCATGATGCAGATCCTCACCGACGACGCCGCTCGCCTCACCCAGGGCCTGCCTGCCCTGGCCGACTCCGAACCGGAGCTCGGCACCGTTCCGGCACGGCTCACGGTCACCTTCGGGTTCGGACCCGAGTTCGTCACCCGCGCCGCGAACGCGTCAGCGAAGCCCGCCTGGCTCGGCCCACTCCCTGCGTTCACCATCGACCAGCTCGACCCTGCCTGGAACGACGGCGACCTCCTCCTGCAGATCGCCGCCGACGACGCGTTCACCGTCGCCCATGCGACCCGGATGCTGCTGAAGGACACCCGCAGCTTCGCGACCGTCCGCTGGACCCAGACCGGGTTCCGCCGCGCGCACGGATCCGAGAAGCCCGGCACGACCATGCGGAACCTCTTCGGTCAGGTCGACGGCACCTCCAACCCAGCTCCCGACGGTGACGACTTCGCCGCACTCGTCTGGAACACCGAGGGCTGGCTCGCCGGCGGCACGAGCTTCGTGCTCCGCCGCACCCGCATGAACCTCGACAAATGGGACCGTCTCGACCGCGGCGGCCGTGAGCAGTCCGTCGGACGCACGCTCGCCAACGGCGCACCACTCACCGGGACGCACGAGCACGACGAACCCGATTTCGACGCCAAGACCAGCATCGGCTTCCCCGTGATCCCCGAGTTCTCCCACATCCGCAGGGCCCGCTCCGAGAACACCGCCGAGCGCATCTACCGGCGCGGCTACAACTACGATCACGCGCCCACGGGCGCCGAGATCTCCAACAGTGGGCTGCTGTTCGTCTCCTACCAGGCCGACGTCACCAAGCAATTCGTGCCCATCCAACGACGCCTCGACCAGCTCGACCTCCTCAACGAGTGGACCACCCCGATCGGTTCCGCCGTCTTCGCGATCCCACCCGGATGCACGGACGGCGGCTACATCGGCGACACCCTCCTCAGCTGA
- a CDS encoding PepSY domain-containing protein, producing MTTMTRPPVDEPHADGPPPKPNQSRGWFPQLLLRLHFYAAIFVGPFILVAATSGALYALTPQLEQLVYAEQLHAPEADEYLPLADQIEAANAYTKGQDTIVAVRPAPNPGDTTRVMYTGDGLGESETRAVFVDPATAQIRGDLTAYGTSGALPLRTWIDQLHRNLHLGEVGRLYSELAASWLGVIALAGLGLWIARIRKARTKKYFVRPNNRAKGYRRILSWHTSTGIWLFVGALFLSATGITWSQYGGGNVGTIRAAFDWSTPSVTTDLSGESAPADEHAGHSGHGGGAAPTSDSPAVTANPATFDAVLSIAREVNVNTGLVEIKPPATAGTAWVVQEIQRSFPTEVDAVAIDGQTMQVTDRVDFKDFNLAAKLTRWGIDTHMGSMFGLPNQLLLFALASGIIAMVVWGYVMWWQRRPTREPGRIVGRTPARGALRRAPWWGIVAVLVVAAGIGTLLPLLGISLAAFVVVDVLIGLRHRKAA from the coding sequence ATGACCACCATGACCCGGCCACCAGTGGACGAACCCCACGCCGATGGACCACCCCCGAAACCGAACCAGAGTAGAGGGTGGTTCCCGCAGCTGCTGCTCCGTCTCCACTTCTACGCCGCGATCTTCGTCGGACCGTTCATCCTCGTCGCGGCGACGAGCGGCGCGCTCTACGCCCTGACCCCGCAACTCGAGCAGCTCGTGTACGCCGAGCAACTTCACGCACCGGAAGCCGATGAATACCTGCCGCTCGCCGACCAGATCGAAGCCGCGAACGCGTACACGAAGGGCCAGGACACCATCGTCGCCGTGCGCCCAGCGCCGAACCCCGGTGACACCACCCGCGTCATGTACACCGGCGACGGGCTCGGCGAGAGCGAGACCCGCGCCGTGTTCGTCGACCCGGCCACCGCCCAGATCCGCGGCGACCTCACCGCGTACGGCACCAGCGGAGCACTGCCGCTGCGCACCTGGATCGATCAGCTGCACCGCAACCTGCACCTCGGCGAGGTCGGACGCCTCTACAGCGAGCTCGCCGCCTCCTGGCTCGGTGTCATCGCCCTCGCCGGCCTCGGCCTCTGGATCGCCCGCATCCGCAAAGCCCGCACCAAGAAGTACTTCGTCCGGCCGAACAACCGAGCCAAGGGGTACCGGCGCATCCTCTCCTGGCACACCTCCACTGGCATCTGGCTCTTCGTCGGCGCACTGTTCCTCTCCGCCACCGGCATCACCTGGTCCCAGTACGGGGGCGGCAACGTCGGCACCATCCGTGCCGCCTTCGACTGGTCCACCCCATCGGTCACCACCGACCTCAGCGGCGAATCCGCACCGGCCGATGAGCACGCAGGGCACAGTGGGCATGGCGGTGGCGCCGCACCCACGTCAGATAGCCCAGCAGTGACGGCGAACCCTGCGACGTTCGACGCGGTGCTCTCCATCGCTCGCGAAGTCAACGTCAATACCGGTCTCGTCGAGATCAAACCGCCGGCCACTGCCGGCACGGCATGGGTGGTGCAGGAGATCCAGCGCAGCTTCCCGACCGAAGTCGACGCCGTCGCGATCGACGGACAGACCATGCAAGTCACCGACCGTGTCGACTTCAAGGACTTCAACCTCGCCGCGAAGCTCACCCGCTGGGGGATCGACACCCACATGGGCTCCATGTTCGGCCTCCCGAACCAGCTGCTCCTCTTCGCTCTCGCGTCCGGGATCATCGCGATGGTGGTCTGGGGTTACGTCATGTGGTGGCAGCGACGGCCCACCCGCGAACCCGGCCGCATCGTCGGCCGCACCCCGGCACGCGGAGCGCTCCGCCGCGCACCCTGGTGGGGCATCGTCGCCGTCCTCGTGGTCGCGGCCGGCATCGGCACGCTCCTGCCGCTCCTCGGGATCAGTCTCGCGGCCTTCGTCGTCGTAGACGTCCTGATTGGGCTGCGCCACCGGAAAGCTGCGTGA